In a genomic window of Candidatus Neomarinimicrobiota bacterium:
- a CDS encoding isoprenoid biosynthesis protein ElbB — translation QEFVVDRENKIVSTPAYMLASQISEAAEGIEKLVQEVLSLVD, via the coding sequence TACAGGAGTTTGTTGTTGACCGGGAGAATAAGATTGTCTCTACGCCGGCCTACATGCTGGCAAGCCAGATTTCTGAAGCGGCTGAAGGAATTGAAAAACTTGTCCAGGAAGTTTTGTCGCTTGTGGATTAG